A window of the Candidatus Bathyarchaeia archaeon genome harbors these coding sequences:
- a CDS encoding DUF72 domain-containing protein has product MDNVWLGCSGWSYKEWVGAFYREGEKSMLTTYSRVFKTVEIDSTFYRYPAKGMVFGWLRYTPQDFIFAAKLPQLITHEKKLDPAKGVEEDLSRFLELMEPLQFNGKLACLLAQLPPGFKFNLNLLESFFALFPTQFRLAVEFRHPSWTDPQALRLLEKYQVAYTAVDEPLLPPDMHVTADIAYIRWHGKGEQPWYNYHYKTEELKPWVPKVKAAAQKAKKVFGYFNNHYHAYAVKNSLEMAEMLEIITKEQKTVKDKVGTYLETKLKAPPPKPSMELTAFMPEKIAGMKLSDLLKVFMDDNRIKRAREIKDDEVSIEHAFEDSVKAKVREYHISIDVQQRLILHDCPDWSRSAPVRQFCKHVGKIMMIVHEDISVGILKKIGAEREKWEFKPYVA; this is encoded by the coding sequence ATGGATAATGTGTGGCTCGGTTGTTCAGGTTGGTCTTACAAAGAGTGGGTTGGAGCGTTCTACCGAGAAGGCGAAAAAAGCATGCTGACGACTTACTCGCGTGTTTTCAAAACAGTCGAAATCGACTCCACCTTTTATCGTTATCCAGCTAAAGGCATGGTCTTCGGCTGGCTTAGATATACACCACAAGACTTCATCTTTGCAGCCAAATTGCCTCAATTGATCACTCATGAAAAGAAACTTGATCCGGCGAAAGGCGTTGAAGAGGACTTGAGCAGGTTTCTCGAGTTAATGGAGCCTTTGCAGTTCAATGGCAAACTTGCCTGCCTCTTGGCCCAGTTGCCTCCGGGATTCAAATTCAACCTCAACTTGCTCGAAAGCTTCTTCGCTCTGTTTCCAACTCAATTCAGGTTGGCCGTGGAGTTTCGTCACCCATCTTGGACGGACCCTCAAGCACTCAGGCTCTTGGAGAAGTACCAAGTGGCTTACACTGCTGTAGACGAGCCTTTGTTGCCACCGGACATGCATGTAACTGCTGACATCGCCTATATTCGATGGCACGGCAAAGGCGAACAACCTTGGTACAATTACCACTACAAAACCGAAGAACTCAAACCTTGGGTGCCCAAGGTAAAAGCTGCAGCCCAGAAGGCAAAGAAGGTCTTTGGCTACTTCAACAATCATTACCACGCTTATGCAGTCAAGAACAGCTTGGAGATGGCCGAGATGCTCGAGATAATAACCAAAGAGCAGAAGACTGTCAAGGACAAGGTCGGAACCTATCTAGAAACCAAGCTGAAGGCGCCGCCTCCCAAACCTTCCATGGAGTTGACTGCCTTCATGCCCGAGAAAATCGCAGGTATGAAGCTAAGCGACCTGCTAAAAGTTTTCATGGATGACAACCGAATCAAACGAGCGAGGGAAATAAAGGACGATGAGGTGTCTATTGAACACGCGTTTGAAGATAGTGTGAAAGCCAAGGTGCGCGAGTATCACATCTCTATTGACGTCCAACAGCGGCTGATCCTGCATGATTGCCCGGACTGGAGCAGGTCTGCACCTGTGCGGCAATTCTGTAAGCATGTGGGCAAAATCATGATGATCGTTCATGAGGATATCTCAGTCGGAATTCTGAAAAAGATAGGCGCTGAAAGGGAAAAATGGGAATTCAAGCCTTATGTAGCCTAG
- a CDS encoding GNAT family N-acetyltransferase, which produces MEKPVQYSVRNYQKGDEDALAKIFSECFGHVTPTLIRRWHRRATIRPEDVFIGVANGKVVSHVNTEEKQLHHGEGVFIKTAGVAGVCTDSDHRKKGILTNLLSLALRHAKQEGFSNASLYTDTDGPGHGIYQRCGFVDIATARSYLKYIDYPFIFARWVRYLNIALKDSKLATRKLEGWDKTVAARITEVGVLSFRFRNKRFQHLKKAPKKPDIQFYTDLQTYAKILRGAVQWEDAVETRKLTVQRGEPADIQILRRILKWDWRD; this is translated from the coding sequence TTGGAGAAACCTGTTCAGTACAGTGTTCGCAACTATCAGAAAGGAGACGAAGATGCCTTAGCCAAGATTTTCAGCGAATGCTTTGGACACGTAACGCCTACCCTAATCAGAAGATGGCACAGACGGGCAACAATTCGGCCAGAAGACGTTTTCATAGGCGTCGCAAACGGCAAAGTAGTTAGCCATGTGAACACGGAGGAAAAGCAACTTCATCACGGCGAAGGAGTCTTCATAAAGACGGCTGGAGTTGCAGGCGTTTGCACGGACTCAGATCATAGGAAGAAAGGCATACTGACCAACCTTCTCAGTCTGGCCCTGCGCCACGCTAAGCAAGAAGGATTCTCTAACGCTTCGCTCTATACCGACACTGATGGCCCAGGTCATGGAATCTACCAGCGCTGCGGGTTCGTCGACATTGCCACCGCCCGGTCATACTTGAAGTACATTGATTACCCGTTCATCTTCGCCAGATGGGTCCGCTATCTCAACATAGCCCTTAAAGACTCCAAACTTGCGACCAGAAAGCTTGAAGGTTGGGACAAAACCGTGGCGGCACGTATAACAGAGGTCGGAGTACTCTCTTTTAGATTCAGGAACAAAAGATTCCAACATCTGAAGAAAGCCCCCAAAAAACCTGACATACAGTTCTACACCGATTTGCAAACCTACGCTAAAATACTTCGAGGAGCTGTTCAGTGGGAGGACGCAGTTGAAACACGAAAGCTCACCGTACAGAGGGGTGAACCAGCAGACATCCAAATACTGAGACGCATTCTGAAATGGGACTGGAGAGACTAG
- a CDS encoding DUF47 family protein, with protein MAYREITLAIDTVTELEKAMIAASKKETGEARRAIERLFVVETEIDELRRSVFEELTRGSLPPKDREDIMHLVKRLDTMADHVKDAGRSLKLLFEAQMPKDIWSELVDMTKDLVEESATLRKSIERLGVDAVEVRTLAKKVDEIETRVDERYLKLREMLLKHGHDLDSGTLLILRDLLQSLEEVADSCDDTADYVRILTVTRETS; from the coding sequence ATGGCTTATCGCGAGATAACTTTGGCTATAGACACGGTTACTGAGCTGGAGAAAGCTATGATCGCAGCGTCGAAGAAAGAGACTGGCGAAGCTAGGAGGGCGATTGAACGTTTGTTTGTGGTTGAAACTGAAATTGATGAATTGCGGCGTTCGGTTTTTGAGGAACTTACTCGTGGGAGTTTGCCGCCTAAAGATCGGGAAGACATCATGCATTTGGTCAAACGTTTGGATACGATGGCTGATCATGTGAAGGACGCGGGTCGTAGCCTAAAATTGCTTTTTGAAGCTCAGATGCCCAAGGACATTTGGAGCGAGCTAGTGGATATGACCAAGGATTTAGTTGAGGAATCTGCGACACTGAGAAAGAGTATTGAAAGGCTTGGCGTAGACGCGGTTGAGGTTCGGACATTGGCAAAGAAGGTAGACGAGATTGAGACCCGGGTTGATGAGCGTTATCTGAAGCTTAGGGAGATGTTGCTTAAGCATGGGCATGATTTGGATTCGGGTACGCTTCTTATTCTCCGAGACCTGCTGCAGTCGCTGGAGGAAGTGGCTGACAGCTGTGACGATACAGCCGATTATGTTAGAATATTGACAGTGACCCGAGAAACGTCTTAG